One window of the Labilibaculum sp. genome contains the following:
- a CDS encoding radical SAM protein: MLDNYNRNINYLRISVTDRCNLRCTYCMPEKGIDLMAHDEVLSFEQIADFAKEAVANGISKIRLTGGEPLVRKGIVDLVKLLSDISGIEEIAMTTNGILLDQFADQLAKAGLQRVNISLDTLNPEKYKKITRLGDIEDVFKGIKAAQKAGLHPVKINCVRMLDADLDDLENLRQFCKSNHLELRFIKQMDLATGEFSVVEGGKGGNCLECNRIRLTANGKVKPCLFNASEFDIKELGNKQAINKSINQKPKAGTKNKNGSFYGIGG; encoded by the coding sequence ATGTTAGACAATTATAATAGAAACATAAATTACCTGCGAATCTCGGTTACGGATCGCTGCAATCTTCGATGTACTTATTGTATGCCCGAGAAAGGTATTGATTTAATGGCTCACGATGAAGTATTGAGCTTTGAGCAGATTGCCGATTTTGCAAAGGAAGCAGTAGCAAACGGAATCAGTAAAATAAGACTGACCGGTGGTGAACCTCTGGTTAGAAAAGGTATTGTTGATTTGGTGAAATTACTTTCTGATATTTCCGGAATTGAGGAAATTGCCATGACCACTAATGGCATATTACTTGATCAGTTTGCTGATCAATTAGCCAAAGCCGGATTACAAAGGGTGAACATTAGTTTAGATACGCTCAATCCTGAAAAATATAAAAAAATAACCCGACTGGGTGATATTGAAGATGTTTTTAAAGGAATTAAAGCAGCTCAAAAGGCTGGGTTGCATCCCGTAAAAATAAACTGCGTTCGAATGCTTGATGCAGATTTGGATGACCTGGAAAATTTACGCCAATTTTGCAAGAGTAATCATCTGGAATTACGATTCATTAAACAAATGGATTTAGCTACTGGGGAATTCTCTGTTGTTGAAGGTGGCAAAGGAGGTAACTGTTTGGAATGCAACCGAATTAGGCTTACAGCCAATGGAAAAGTAAAACCCTGCTTGTTCAATGCCAGTGAATTCGACATTAAAGAATTAGGTAATAAACAAGCAATCAATAAATCGATCAACCAAAAACCAAAAGCCGGCACAAAAAATAAAAACGGCAGTTTTTACGGAATCGGAGGATAA
- the glp gene encoding gephyrin-like molybdotransferase Glp — protein sequence MITFHEALKTVKNATKKLDAENINLADCLNRVLAQDVLSDMSIPPFNKSAMDGYACKQSDLANNLEVLEIIAAGYAPSKAVGNNQCSKIMTGAMVPEGADTVIMIEHTEEIDDNHIRFTKEKTKPNICLKGEDILENDVVLKRGTRLKAQHISVLASVGCTNPLVFRQPKVATIATGSELVEPDQKPEISQIRNVNSWQLQAQLQKMGIKGNSLGIVSDSKEATKEAMVKCLEENDVLIISGGVSVGDFDYIPQILKELGFNIWFHSIMVKPGKHTVFATCKEKYVLGLPGNPVSSFVQFELLGKPLLYRLMGHDYNAPMVRMPIASDYQRKRTDRLEFLPVRFNADNQVVPISYHGSAHINAFTLANGIMAVPREVDEFTEGEFVHVRQL from the coding sequence ATGATTACGTTTCACGAGGCTTTAAAAACTGTGAAAAATGCCACTAAAAAGTTGGATGCCGAAAATATCAATCTTGCTGATTGTTTGAATCGGGTTCTTGCACAAGATGTTCTTTCAGACATGTCTATTCCTCCATTTAATAAATCGGCCATGGATGGATATGCCTGCAAACAATCTGATTTGGCAAACAATCTTGAAGTTTTAGAAATTATTGCGGCAGGTTATGCTCCAAGCAAAGCTGTCGGAAACAATCAGTGTTCCAAAATTATGACTGGAGCTATGGTGCCGGAAGGTGCCGATACAGTAATCATGATTGAACACACCGAAGAAATTGATGACAATCACATCCGATTTACAAAAGAAAAAACAAAACCGAACATTTGCCTTAAAGGGGAAGATATTTTAGAAAATGATGTTGTTCTAAAGAGAGGAACCCGATTAAAAGCACAGCACATTTCTGTATTGGCAAGTGTTGGCTGTACAAATCCTCTTGTTTTCAGACAACCAAAAGTAGCAACAATTGCAACCGGAAGCGAATTGGTTGAACCAGATCAAAAACCTGAAATATCCCAAATCCGAAATGTAAACTCATGGCAATTACAAGCTCAGTTGCAAAAAATGGGCATTAAGGGCAATAGTCTCGGAATTGTTTCTGATTCGAAAGAGGCTACCAAGGAAGCAATGGTAAAATGTTTGGAAGAGAATGATGTTCTTATCATATCAGGTGGCGTTTCGGTTGGTGACTTCGATTATATTCCTCAAATTCTAAAAGAACTTGGTTTCAATATTTGGTTTCATTCAATCATGGTTAAACCCGGAAAACATACCGTTTTTGCGACCTGCAAGGAGAAATATGTTTTAGGTTTACCTGGAAATCCGGTTTCCTCATTTGTACAATTTGAATTACTCGGCAAACCATTACTTTATCGACTTATGGGACATGATTACAACGCTCCGATGGTACGAATGCCAATTGCTTCAGATTACCAGCGAAAAAGAACCGACAGGCTTGAATTTTTGCCTGTTCGCTTTAATGCAGACAATCAGGTTGTGCCTATTAGCTATCATGGTTCGGCACACATTAATGCTTTTACTTTAGCCAATGGAATTATGGCAGTTCCAAGGGAAGTTGATGAATTTACGGAAGGAGAATTTGTTCATGTTAGACAATTATAA
- a CDS encoding MOSC domain-containing protein, with product MSTKEVSVLSVNISEKKGVIKKPVDSIELHSLGVVNDAHSGNWHRQVSLLAKESIDKFSVQAKRNINFGEFAENITTEGLLLHLTAPLDRFHIGDMILEVTQIGKKCHGDNCSIFREIGNCVMPKEGIFCRVLNGGNLKAGDVLCYHPRVIKTMVITLSDRASRGEYADKSGPLLEKLAEEFFKSKNRHYQIEKFIIPDQEFDLTNLLEKAKEEDFDLVFTTGGTGIGPKDITPDVVKKHITKEITGIMELIRVKYGMEKPNALVSRGIAGVMNKTLIYTMPGSPKAVNEYCSEIFKTIEHSLYMMNELDIHG from the coding sequence ATGAGCACAAAAGAAGTATCAGTACTATCTGTAAATATATCTGAAAAAAAAGGAGTAATCAAAAAGCCTGTTGATTCCATAGAATTGCATTCTCTTGGTGTTGTAAATGATGCACATTCGGGAAACTGGCACCGTCAGGTTAGCTTGCTGGCCAAAGAAAGTATCGATAAATTTTCGGTACAAGCCAAACGCAATATCAATTTTGGAGAATTTGCCGAGAATATTACCACCGAAGGACTTTTACTTCATTTGACTGCTCCACTTGATCGTTTCCACATAGGTGACATGATTTTGGAAGTAACTCAGATTGGTAAAAAATGCCATGGAGACAACTGCAGTATTTTTCGTGAAATAGGAAACTGTGTAATGCCAAAAGAAGGTATTTTTTGCAGAGTTTTAAACGGAGGTAATTTAAAAGCCGGTGATGTTCTTTGCTATCATCCAAGAGTAATAAAAACCATGGTAATCACTCTTAGCGACAGAGCCAGCCGAGGTGAATATGCTGATAAAAGCGGTCCGTTACTGGAGAAATTAGCTGAAGAATTCTTCAAATCGAAAAACCGGCATTATCAAATAGAAAAATTCATTATTCCTGATCAAGAATTTGATCTTACCAATCTACTTGAAAAAGCAAAAGAGGAAGATTTTGATCTTGTATTCACTACAGGTGGAACAGGTATTGGACCAAAAGACATTACTCCTGATGTAGTAAAAAAACACATCACAAAAGAGATAACCGGAATTATGGAATTGATTCGGGTAAAATATGGAATGGAAAAGCCAAATGCATTGGTTAGTCGTGGCATTGCAGGTGTTATGAATAAAACTCTAATTTATACCATGCCTGGTAGTCCAAAAGCCGTAAATGAATACTGCTCGGAGATTTTTAAGACGATTGAACACTCACTTTACATGATGAATGAGTTGGATATTCATGGCTAA
- a CDS encoding SusC/RagA family TonB-linked outer membrane protein codes for MMKHIRIGMILFGLFFGFLFGVNAQIDTAKVVASDDDSLVHGTFNSVKEKDMPNGVSVLNPSEYLDKHYGTYPLDGTAAFVGGANLWNLGDHLVLIDGVQREIRDITATEIEQISFLKGANAIVLYGSRAANGVVLITTKRGKAGDKQMNVRVNAGLNMPKAYPEYLNSGEYMTFYNQARENDKLAALYSDEEITNYTGHTNTDRYPDVDYYSSDYLKKMYNTYSVNGDFSGGNDIAQFYLFGAYESNNSLLNFGESQNALNSRLSVRGNIDLKLNDYIKTYVNISTVYNSDKSGNGNYWEKAASAKPNKFSPLIPINSIMSSANDALSLLEENSSYLIDGNYLAGGNSEFGTTAFGDEYLTGYKNYIDRRFQYTSGVDIDLRNVIDGLSFHGQVSIDYINKYKQSVDNGYAVYEAEWQHFTEGDSIVGLTKHGKDTRSGNQNLSEQWNHNIMESFIHFDYKKTFNDKHNLDVVLLAAGARKREFGEFQSYTNANAGLQLSYNLDHKYYVDFSGSLVNSTKLSKDKRTAFSPTIGLGWVISEEGFLKGGIFDRLKLSATAGEVNTDLNFEEYYMYQGIYSRSSYYSWRDGGYQNQGFTPTHGENLDLGYVQRKELSFGVEALMLNQMLAFKANAFFIKKDGLPQQAYSQYPSYFKTYYPSGSFVPFINYGVNNYKGFDFEINYRKQFGEVALTIGAAGTYVKTKVLKTEEEFGIEDYRSKIGKPTDAIFGLQSDGFFMSDEEAANTTIKQTFGGELRGGDIKYVDQNGDNVIDNRDQIKLGTWGSPFNFGLNLTAEFKNFTLFVLGTGSLGGIAVKDNDYFWVYGDKKYSNVVVDSWTEETKNTATYPRLSTLSGANNFRTSDFWTYSTDRFDLAKVQLTYALPKSVLGSSFVKDVNIYVSGSNLLTLSKNKDILELNFGKAPQTRFYNLGVKAVF; via the coding sequence ATGATGAAACATATAAGAATAGGAATGATTTTATTCGGATTGTTCTTCGGCTTTCTGTTTGGCGTAAATGCCCAAATAGATACTGCAAAAGTAGTGGCATCCGATGATGATTCTTTAGTACATGGGACTTTTAATTCTGTTAAGGAAAAGGATATGCCTAATGGTGTCTCGGTATTAAATCCTTCAGAATATTTAGATAAACATTATGGTACTTATCCTTTGGATGGAACTGCAGCTTTTGTTGGAGGCGCTAATCTTTGGAATTTAGGTGACCATTTAGTGTTAATTGATGGAGTTCAACGTGAAATACGTGATATAACTGCAACAGAAATTGAGCAAATTTCTTTTTTAAAAGGTGCTAATGCCATTGTATTGTATGGCTCACGTGCGGCCAATGGTGTTGTGCTGATAACAACCAAACGCGGGAAAGCTGGTGATAAGCAGATGAATGTTCGTGTTAATGCAGGGCTTAATATGCCCAAAGCATATCCTGAATATTTAAATTCAGGCGAATACATGACTTTTTATAACCAAGCGCGTGAAAATGATAAATTAGCGGCTTTGTATAGCGATGAAGAAATTACGAACTACACTGGGCATACTAATACGGATCGTTATCCTGATGTGGACTACTATTCATCTGATTATTTAAAAAAGATGTATAACACATATAGTGTAAATGGAGATTTTTCAGGAGGAAATGATATTGCACAGTTTTATCTTTTTGGAGCTTATGAAAGCAATAATTCTTTGTTGAATTTTGGAGAAAGTCAAAATGCGCTGAACTCTCGTTTAAGTGTGCGTGGTAATATTGATTTGAAATTGAATGATTATATCAAGACTTACGTGAATATTTCAACTGTTTATAATTCAGATAAGTCTGGTAACGGTAACTATTGGGAAAAGGCAGCTTCGGCAAAACCGAATAAGTTTTCGCCGCTTATTCCGATAAATTCGATCATGTCTTCAGCTAACGATGCTTTAAGTCTTTTAGAGGAAAATAGTTCGTATTTGATTGATGGAAATTATCTGGCTGGAGGTAATTCCGAATTTGGGACAACAGCATTCGGTGATGAGTATCTGACTGGGTATAAAAATTATATTGATCGTAGATTTCAATATACCAGTGGTGTTGATATTGACTTGCGTAATGTGATTGACGGGCTTTCATTCCATGGACAGGTAAGTATTGACTATATAAATAAGTATAAGCAATCTGTTGATAATGGATATGCTGTTTATGAAGCTGAATGGCAACATTTTACAGAAGGTGATTCTATAGTTGGCTTAACAAAGCATGGTAAAGATACTAGAAGTGGTAATCAAAATTTGTCCGAACAATGGAATCATAATATTATGGAGTCCTTTATTCATTTTGATTACAAAAAGACTTTTAATGATAAGCATAATTTGGATGTTGTGTTATTAGCTGCCGGAGCTCGTAAACGTGAGTTTGGTGAATTCCAATCGTATACTAACGCTAATGCAGGATTGCAATTATCCTATAACTTAGACCATAAGTATTACGTTGATTTTAGCGGATCATTAGTAAACTCCACTAAATTGTCAAAAGATAAGCGTACTGCTTTCTCTCCTACCATTGGTTTAGGATGGGTTATTAGCGAAGAAGGCTTTTTAAAAGGTGGTATTTTCGATCGTTTAAAATTAAGTGCAACTGCAGGAGAGGTTAATACGGATTTAAATTTCGAGGAATATTATATGTATCAAGGTATCTATTCAAGATCATCTTATTATTCCTGGAGAGATGGTGGATATCAAAATCAGGGTTTTACGCCTACGCATGGCGAAAATCTTGATCTTGGATATGTTCAAAGAAAAGAATTAAGTTTCGGGGTGGAAGCCTTAATGTTAAATCAAATGTTAGCATTCAAAGCCAATGCTTTTTTTATCAAAAAAGATGGTTTGCCTCAACAAGCATATAGCCAATATCCAAGTTATTTTAAAACTTATTATCCTTCAGGTTCTTTTGTGCCATTTATTAATTATGGTGTAAATAATTATAAAGGGTTTGATTTTGAAATTAACTACAGAAAACAGTTTGGTGAAGTTGCTTTGACTATTGGTGCTGCAGGTACCTATGTTAAAACTAAAGTGCTAAAAACTGAAGAGGAATTTGGTATAGAAGATTATCGCAGCAAAATAGGAAAACCTACAGATGCTATTTTTGGTTTACAAAGTGATGGTTTTTTTATGAGCGATGAAGAAGCTGCAAATACGACAATAAAGCAAACTTTTGGTGGTGAGCTAAGAGGTGGTGATATCAAATATGTTGATCAAAATGGAGACAATGTTATCGATAATCGGGATCAAATTAAACTAGGAACTTGGGGAAGTCCATTTAATTTTGGTTTAAATCTAACTGCCGAGTTTAAAAACTTTACATTATTTGTGTTGGGGACTGGTTCTTTGGGAGGTATAGCGGTTAAGGATAATGATTATTTCTGGGTTTACGGCGATAAGAAATATTCAAACGTTGTGGTTGATAGCTGGACTGAAGAAACTAAAAACACGGCAACTTACCCACGTTTATCTACGTTAAGTGGAGCTAATAATTTTAGAACGTCTGACTTTTGGACATATAGTACAGATCGTTTTGATTTAGCTAAAGTGCAGTTAACTTATGCTTTGCCAAAATCCGTTTTAGGCAGCTCATTTGTTAAAGATGTAAATATTTACGTGAGTGGCTCTAATTTATTAACGTTAAGCAAAAATAAGGATATTTTGGAATTGAATTTTGGAAAAGCTCCGCAAACTCGTTTCTATAACCTTGGTGTCAAAGCTGTATTTTAA
- a CDS encoding DUF5627 domain-containing protein, giving the protein MKKLIFISLIILTLITSCHNQDWEFEDYDYTTVYFAYQTPVRTIVLGEDIYDNTLDNEHKCKIMATVGGVYENSVNRILDVTVDNSLCQNLQFESGKSVLPMPSDYYSLAEDMQIVIPKGSRTGGIEVQLTDAFFADPDAITNTYVIPLLIENVQNADSILCGEPAVENPNRAIASDWGTVPKDYIFYCIKYINSWDATYLRRGKDVVVANNGDNSLNTTNVYHKDYVAEDQIVRMNTMTLGEVSLSLSTRNGGSDIDIPFEIRLNFTKDGECTVSEPSTAGYSVSGTGKYVNDGDEWGDKLRNVVYLDYSIDFGTTTHSFNDTLVVRDRDVVLETFTPTLVP; this is encoded by the coding sequence ATGAAAAAGTTAATTTTTATTTCACTGATAATTCTTACACTGATAACTTCATGTCATAATCAGGATTGGGAATTTGAGGACTACGATTATACGACAGTGTATTTTGCTTATCAAACGCCTGTTAGGACTATTGTGTTAGGTGAGGATATTTATGATAATACTCTTGATAATGAGCATAAGTGTAAAATTATGGCCACAGTAGGAGGTGTTTATGAAAATTCGGTTAATAGGATTCTTGACGTAACTGTTGATAATTCACTATGCCAGAATCTTCAGTTTGAATCAGGAAAATCTGTATTACCCATGCCAAGTGATTATTATTCTCTTGCAGAAGATATGCAGATTGTAATACCTAAAGGCTCTAGAACAGGAGGCATAGAAGTACAATTAACTGATGCATTTTTTGCAGATCCTGATGCCATTACCAATACCTATGTTATTCCATTACTTATAGAGAATGTACAAAATGCAGACTCAATTCTGTGTGGAGAACCTGCTGTTGAAAATCCCAATAGAGCTATAGCTTCAGATTGGGGTACAGTACCAAAAGATTATATATTTTATTGTATTAAGTATATTAATTCTTGGGATGCAACTTATTTAAGGAGAGGCAAGGATGTCGTTGTAGCAAATAATGGAGATAATTCATTAAATACAACTAATGTTTATCATAAAGATTATGTTGCGGAGGATCAGATTGTTAGGATGAATACGATGACTTTAGGTGAGGTTTCTTTGTCTCTTTCCACCAGAAACGGAGGATCTGATATTGATATTCCATTTGAGATTCGATTGAATTTTACTAAAGATGGAGAATGTACTGTTTCAGAACCTTCAACGGCAGGTTACAGCGTAAGTGGAACTGGAAAATATGTTAATGATGGTGATGAATGGGGTGACAAGTTGAGAAATGTGGTTTATCTGGATTATAGTATAGATTTTGGAACAACTACGCATTCATTTAATGATACTCTTGTTGTAAGAGACCGAGATGTAGTTCTTGAAACTTTTACTCCAACTTTGGTTCCGTAA
- the moaC gene encoding cyclic pyranopterin monophosphate synthase MoaC, translated as MGEFSHIDKDGKANMVDVGHKAPQIREAKAVGIIYLKARTIELIKENALKKGDVLTIAEIAGIQAAKRTSDLIPLCHTLQITKAEVKCSIIEKGVQVNTRIKCIGQTGVEMEALTAASIALLTIYDMCKAVDKSMVLGEIALVEKTKTDLKQ; from the coding sequence ATGGGAGAATTTAGTCATATAGACAAAGATGGGAAAGCCAATATGGTTGATGTGGGTCATAAAGCTCCGCAAATAAGAGAAGCCAAAGCTGTTGGCATCATCTATTTAAAAGCCCGAACCATCGAATTAATTAAAGAAAATGCGCTAAAAAAAGGCGATGTATTGACTATTGCCGAAATAGCCGGTATTCAGGCAGCTAAACGCACAAGCGATTTAATTCCCTTATGTCATACACTTCAGATTACCAAAGCTGAAGTAAAATGCAGCATTATAGAGAAGGGTGTTCAGGTAAATACCCGGATAAAATGCATTGGACAAACGGGAGTAGAAATGGAAGCGTTAACCGCTGCCAGCATCGCTCTGCTAACCATTTACGATATGTGTAAAGCTGTTGATAAATCAATGGTGTTAGGCGAAATTGCGCTTGTAGAAAAAACAAAAACCGATTTGAAGCAATAA
- a CDS encoding cation diffusion facilitator family transporter: MGKGNHGHAHHDHGDLKGRNLGIAILLNVGLTVAQVIGGFASGSLALLSDAMHNFSDVLALIISWFASKLSSRKQTAKQTFGYKRAEILAALFNAISLGVIAFFLLKEAVQRISEPHEIETGLVMILGGLSILLNWLSMLLVKKDAKGNINMRSAYLHLLSDMVSSVAVVLGGLAMYLWEIPWVDSVLSILIALYLVYSSWGLVKESVRILMQFAPVHLNLEEIHMKVKELEEIENMHHVHLWQLDDNQINFEAHISFRNDIKLSEISKVLHNLEHMLHNEFEISHVTLQPEINGFCEDESVISQERKHTH; this comes from the coding sequence ATGGGAAAAGGGAATCATGGACATGCGCATCACGATCATGGTGATTTAAAAGGGCGAAATTTAGGAATTGCAATTCTTTTAAATGTTGGATTAACGGTTGCTCAAGTTATAGGGGGATTTGCGTCGGGGAGTTTGGCTCTTTTGTCCGATGCCATGCATAATTTTAGTGATGTTCTTGCTTTAATCATAAGTTGGTTTGCAAGTAAATTGTCGAGTCGGAAACAAACAGCAAAACAAACATTCGGGTATAAAAGGGCAGAGATATTAGCGGCTTTATTTAATGCAATATCTTTAGGGGTAATCGCATTTTTTCTTTTGAAGGAAGCCGTCCAGCGGATTTCGGAACCTCATGAGATTGAAACGGGATTGGTGATGATTTTGGGAGGTTTGTCAATACTATTGAATTGGCTTAGTATGTTACTGGTGAAGAAAGATGCTAAGGGCAATATAAATATGCGGTCGGCTTATCTGCACCTGTTATCGGATATGGTATCATCGGTAGCAGTGGTGCTGGGAGGATTGGCAATGTACCTTTGGGAAATTCCGTGGGTCGATAGCGTTCTGTCAATACTTATCGCACTTTATTTGGTTTATTCGAGTTGGGGTCTGGTAAAGGAAAGCGTTCGAATTCTTATGCAGTTTGCTCCTGTTCATCTCAACCTGGAAGAAATTCATATGAAAGTTAAAGAGCTGGAGGAAATTGAAAATATGCATCATGTGCACCTTTGGCAACTGGATGATAACCAGATTAATTTCGAAGCTCACATTAGTTTTAGAAACGATATCAAATTGAGTGAAATAAGTAAGGTTCTGCACAATCTGGAGCACATGCTTCATAACGAATTTGAAATTAGTCATGTTACACTTCAGCCGGAAATAAATGGTTTTTGCGAAGATGAAAGTGTTATAAGTCAGGAAAGAAAACATACTCATTAG
- a CDS encoding RagB/SusD family nutrient uptake outer membrane protein: protein MKTNLFILLALFFIFTGCEDLLSPADENNPTLENIYEDAAYAEGLLLNAYVFLPSGSYSFNDVATDDAVSNDPNNNYLAMATGGWSAMENPTSRWVNSYAAINYLNVFLAETDQVEWATTGEYVKEMFNDRFKGEAYGLRALFMYYLLEAHAGKDAGGNLLGVPILTEPLDGQSSYDIPRSTFEQCITQVYEDLTKAESYLPLDFEDIQEGELPSKYQGKTSVSDYNRVFGAYNRQRLSTRIVKGIRAKVALLAASPAFNETTSWENAADAAGQVLDLIGGVAGIDPQGGTWYSKENGSTTDNLVVGTNPQEILWRTNVSEESDLEPDNYPPSLYGSGRVNPTQNLVDAFPMANGLPIADGASGYDENNPYVGRDPRLNDYILYNGSVFGPGSSSILTSEDSGEDGIGAIAKSTRTGYYLRKLLREDVNLDAANKTNKKHYVSRIRYTELFLAYAEAANEAWGPDGSGSHGYSARDVIAAIRQRAGISQPDNYLASISSLADMRKLIRNERRLELCFEGNRFWDLRRWNESLTETARGMRISSNGAYQVVNIEKRQYQDYMNYGPLPYQEVIKWNMTQNVGW from the coding sequence ATGAAGACAAATTTATTTATATTATTGGCTTTGTTTTTTATTTTCACAGGTTGTGAAGACTTATTGTCTCCGGCCGATGAGAATAATCCAACGCTCGAAAACATATATGAAGACGCAGCTTATGCTGAGGGATTGTTATTAAACGCATATGTTTTTTTACCTTCAGGAAGCTATTCGTTTAACGATGTTGCAACTGATGATGCAGTGTCAAACGATCCGAATAATAATTATCTTGCCATGGCTACCGGTGGATGGTCGGCAATGGAAAACCCAACTTCAAGATGGGTGAACTCTTATGCTGCTATTAACTATTTAAATGTTTTTTTAGCTGAAACTGATCAGGTTGAATGGGCAACTACAGGTGAATATGTTAAAGAAATGTTTAATGATAGATTTAAAGGCGAGGCCTACGGTTTACGTGCTCTTTTTATGTATTACTTATTAGAGGCACATGCCGGTAAAGATGCTGGAGGTAATCTTCTTGGTGTCCCTATTTTAACAGAGCCTTTAGATGGACAATCGAGTTATGATATTCCAAGAAGCACATTTGAGCAGTGTATAACTCAGGTTTATGAAGATTTAACAAAAGCCGAAAGTTATTTACCTCTGGATTTTGAAGATATCCAAGAAGGCGAATTGCCTTCAAAATATCAAGGTAAAACATCAGTGTCTGACTATAACAGAGTATTTGGCGCCTATAACAGACAACGCTTGAGTACCCGGATTGTTAAAGGAATCAGAGCCAAAGTTGCCTTATTAGCGGCGAGTCCTGCTTTTAACGAAACCACTTCCTGGGAAAATGCCGCTGATGCAGCAGGGCAAGTTCTTGATCTTATCGGTGGTGTAGCTGGGATAGATCCACAAGGAGGTACCTGGTATTCAAAAGAGAATGGAAGTACAACAGATAATTTAGTGGTTGGTACCAATCCTCAGGAAATTCTTTGGAGAACAAATGTTTCAGAAGAAAGTGATTTGGAACCAGATAATTATCCACCCTCATTGTATGGTAGTGGACGTGTAAACCCTACTCAAAATCTTGTTGATGCGTTTCCTATGGCTAATGGTTTGCCAATTGCTGATGGGGCTAGTGGATATGATGAGAACAACCCGTATGTAGGTAGAGACCCTCGCTTGAATGACTATATCCTATATAATGGAAGTGTATTTGGTCCAGGTTCAAGTTCCATTTTAACGAGTGAAGATAGTGGTGAAGATGGTATCGGAGCAATCGCTAAATCAACTCGTACAGGATATTATTTGCGTAAATTACTTCGTGAAGATGTAAACCTTGATGCTGCCAATAAGACAAATAAGAAACATTATGTTTCTCGCATTCGTTATACAGAGTTGTTTTTAGCCTATGCTGAAGCTGCCAATGAGGCATGGGGACCTGATGGATCAGGAAGTCATGGCTATTCAGCCAGAGATGTTATTGCTGCTATTCGTCAGAGGGCAGGTATTTCTCAGCCGGATAATTATTTAGCATCCATTAGTTCTCTTGCTGATATGAGGAAGTTAATCCGTAATGAAAGAAGATTAGAGCTATGTTTTGAAGGTAATCGTTTTTGGGATTTACGCAGATGGAATGAATCACTTACAGAAACTGCAAGAGGTATGAGAATTTCTTCTAATGGAGCATATCAAGTGGTAAACATTGAAAAAAGACAATACCAGGATTATATGAATTATGGTCCGCTGCCATATCAAGAAGTGATTAAGTGGAATATGACTCAGAATGTGGGTTGGTAA